The Gemmatimonadota bacterium DNA segment CCATAAGCAACGCGCGCGCGCACCATTCGTGAAGCAGCGTTTCCCCGGGAAAACGTCGCGTCTCCCTAGGGAAACGCCGGAATGCGACCGCTGCGCGCACCGCCGGTTGCAGCCCGCTGCTACTTGAGCGTCGTGCGCAGCCAGTCGAGCAACGCCGCCATCACGTCGGCGCGCACGAAGCGATCGGGGAGCGTGGTGTAGCCCGCCGGATTCCCGTTGGCATCCTGCACGAAGAGGTGATTCGCCTCGGGAAAGACGCGCATCGCCACGCGACGATTCCCGCCGTCACGCATGGCCTTCTCGAGTGCCCCCGCCTGCTCCGCCGTCACCTGCTGGTCCGTTGCCCCCTGCAGGATCAGCGTCGGCACGCGCACCTTGCGCGCGGTGACCAACGGATCGTAGTCGAGGAAGTACTTCAACCACGTCGACGTGCTCGCCAGCGAGTCGATCGACGCGTCGAGCGTCGCTAGGGACGAGTCGCGCCGCGCGGGCGTGAGCGACGTGTCGCGACGCACGGCGTTCCCCAGCTGGAAGCGCAGGATCTGTCGCCCCGTCTGTGACGGCCCGGCCATCAGCACGATGCCGCGCAGCGACGGATCGCTCACCGCCACCATCGGTGCAATGAGCCCGCCCTCGCTGTGTCCCACGAGTGCGAGTCGCGACCCGTCGATCTCGGGGCGCGCGCGCAGGTAGGCGAGCCCGGCGCGAATGTCATCGGCGAAGTCGGCGCTCGTCGCCGAAGCGTGATCGCCCGTCGACGCGCCGTGGCCGCGATCGTCCAGGCGCAACACCGCAATGCCGTGACGGCCGAGCGTGTCGGCAATCTGCCGGAAGGGACGATATCCCTTCAGGGGGGGAATCGCCTCGTCACGATCTTCGGGTCCGCTCCCGGTGATCGTGACCACCGCCGCCACCTTCCCCTTTCGGTCGCGAGGCATCGTGAGCGTCCCGGCCAGCGTGTGCCCGCCCGGGGTGCGGACGGTGACTTCTTCCGCCGTGTAGGGTGCGCCGGCGGGGGCGGAATAGTCCGGCTTCTCCACCGACATCGCGCTGGCACTGGCACTGCCGCCGCGCACACGCACGAGGCGCAGCCCCTGCGCCGGAATGACACCGCCCGTGATGTCGCCTGCCGCATTCACCGCCAGGCGCGCCGGGACGTTGCCCAGCAGCACGACCACCGAATCGCTCCCCCGGCGCACGACGCTCGCGAACGCGGTCTGCCCGCCCTGCAGGTTCCAGATGGGGACCGGTACGGAGTCACCACCGATGGCGCGGGCACGCTGGATCACCAACTCGACGATGGCAAACGACGGATTGATGAACGGCACCGCCCCCGGGCTGGTGGCGAAGCGCTGCGTCGCGGTGCGCCCGCCCCCACTGATGTCGACGATGACGCTGTCGCCCGTGAACCGCGCCTCGGCGTGCTGCGCCGGGGCGCTGGTCACGGCGGCCGTGGCCGCGCGATAGTCGTTGAGCAGGCGCGTCGCTCGGCCCTGCGCGTCGACGTCGACACGCAGCGTGAAGCGTGCGCTGGCCGGCTTGATGAGCATCTCCACGTCGAGCCCTGCCCGCGAACGGGTGAAGCGCTCGATCGCGATGGTGTCGTTCCCTGCCAGCAGGACGAGAAGGTCGCTGCCGGGCGCGCCCTGCGCGCGCGTGGGCCGCGGTGCGAGGACAACCAGCAGCAGCGCGACGAGGATCGGGAGGGTGGTGCACAGCAGGCGCGCGGCGCGCGCCGGGACGCCGTCTTGACGGCGCGGTCGTGGTGCGGACATGGAGAGTGCCAGAAGTCGTGGAAAAGCCGGTGATGACGAGACGAGCTGCACGAGGAACAACAGGTACACGCGGTGCGAGGCCACGGTGCCACAGCGCGATTCCCGACGAAACATCCCACGGCGTTCCGCCGCGCCACCACGCGGCAAACCGGTGCCGCCGATGTTGCGCGTCGCGCCGGGCGCCCCGCGGTTCGTTAGGCGACCAGCGACTGCAGCAACGTGATCATCCGCACGTCGAACGGGTCGGCCGAGGCGTCGCCGTCGGCGATGTCCGGGTTGGCCTGCGGCGTCTCGAGGATGAGCGGAATCTCCTGCGTGCGCGGGTCCTGCAGGAGCCAACGGAACGGCTCGACCCCGATCTTCCCCTCCCCGATGAGGGCGTGTCGATCCTTGTTCGACGCGAAATCTCCCTCGGAGTCGTTGAGGTGCAGGAACGACGGCGCCTCGCCGATCACGTCGCAGAAACGATCGAGGAGCGCACGCGCCGCGTCAGGCCCCGACGTGAAGTCGTGCCCGCTGGCAAAGAGATGGCAGGTGTCGAGCCCGTAGCCGGCGCGCGCGCGCGACGCCGCCGGGACGCGCGCCAGCATCCCGGCAATCTCCTCCGGTGCGCGCCCCATGGTGCGCCCGGCCCCGGCCGTGTTCTCGATGAAGATCTTCGCGCCCTCGGGGACCTTCTCGAGCGCGAAACTCATCGCATCCCCCACACGCGCGATCGCCCCGGCGGGATCGCTCGTCCCCGCCGAGCCGGGGTGGAAACAGAAGCCGAGCACGCCGAGCGCGGTCGTGCGCTCGAGCTCCTTGGCGAGGCCGAGCTTGGCACGCTCGTACTTCTCCGGCTCCGGCGACGCGGTGTTGAGGACGTAGGCCGCGTGCACGATGCAGTGCCGCTTGTCGATGCCGGCCGCCGCCATCGCCTCGGTGAAACGCTGCGCCTTCTCCGGCTTGACGCTCGCCTTCTCGTTGTAGAACTGCGGCATCCCGCTAAAGATCTGCAGCGCCTTCATGCCGGCCGCGCCCGCACGCGCCGCCGCCATGTGGACGCCACCGGTGCCAATCGTGTGCGCTCCGAAGTAGTGGGTCATGCCGGGACGGGAGACGGGAGGGTGGCGTGCTGGGGAGGAGGGCGATGTCGCGCGGCAACAGCAGCGCACGAGCGTGCAAGTCTATTCGCACCGCGCGCACGGCGCACGCCCCGGCCCCAACGCAAGAGTGGCGCGCGGCATCGCCGCGCGCCACTCCCGCCTCCCGTCGCCCAGCCCTGCTACTTCACCCGCACCACCGCCATCCCGACGTTCGCCGGTGGTGTGCCGCCGGTGATGCCGCGAATCCCCAGGGCCTGCGGCGTCGTCTGCGTGCCCGAGATCTCCCAGGCCGCGAAGCCGCCCCCGGGAAGGGTGAAGACGTTGCTGATCGTCGACGGGAACGTCCCGAACGAGACCGCGCGCATGTTGATGGGCCACGGCTTCGGGAAGGCCGAGCTCCCGTCGCCGAAGCGCAGGCTCGCGCTCATGTTCGCGAAGATGTCGCGCGTGTTCCAGCTCTGCAGGCGCGCCCGCGGGTCGGTGATCGTCCCCGCCGGATAGTTGTCCGAGGCCGAGGCGAGGGAAAAATACCCCATCATCTCCGCCCACGTCTTCCCGGTGCGGTTCTGCAGGTTCGTGATGCCGCGATCGTTTTGCTGCTGCACCAGCGAGCGCAGGAAGGCCCCCTCGTCGGCGCCGCCGTAGGTGTCGGTCACCCAGCGGGCGAACGACCACGACGAGCCGTAGATGACGTTATCGCTGCTGTTGATGATCGACTTGGACTCGTTGGCGTTGTAGTGCCGGTACAGGAAGCCCATGTGGTGCCCGATCGCCTCGACGGGATCGGTGCAGCCGAAGCGCGAGTCGGGGGGACGCACGTAGTCGCAGATGATGCCGTCGCTCCACCGGATGTCGCTGCGCTGCGGCTTGTTGGAGTACAGCTTGCGC contains these protein-coding regions:
- a CDS encoding alpha/beta fold hydrolase, whose translation is MSAPRPRRQDGVPARAARLLCTTLPILVALLLVVLAPRPTRAQGAPGSDLLVLLAGNDTIAIERFTRSRAGLDVEMLIKPASARFTLRVDVDAQGRATRLLNDYRAATAAVTSAPAQHAEARFTGDSVIVDISGGGRTATQRFATSPGAVPFINPSFAIVELVIQRARAIGGDSVPVPIWNLQGGQTAFASVVRRGSDSVVVLLGNVPARLAVNAAGDITGGVIPAQGLRLVRVRGGSASASAMSVEKPDYSAPAGAPYTAEEVTVRTPGGHTLAGTLTMPRDRKGKVAAVVTITGSGPEDRDEAIPPLKGYRPFRQIADTLGRHGIAVLRLDDRGHGASTGDHASATSADFADDIRAGLAYLRARPEIDGSRLALVGHSEGGLIAPMVAVSDPSLRGIVLMAGPSQTGRQILRFQLGNAVRRDTSLTPARRDSSLATLDASIDSLASTSTWLKYFLDYDPLVTARKVRVPTLILQGATDQQVTAEQAGALEKAMRDGGNRRVAMRVFPEANHLFVQDANGNPAGYTTLPDRFVRADVMAALLDWLRTTLK
- a CDS encoding deoxyribonuclease IV, which produces MTHYFGAHTIGTGGVHMAAARAGAAGMKALQIFSGMPQFYNEKASVKPEKAQRFTEAMAAAGIDKRHCIVHAAYVLNTASPEPEKYERAKLGLAKELERTTALGVLGFCFHPGSAGTSDPAGAIARVGDAMSFALEKVPEGAKIFIENTAGAGRTMGRAPEEIAGMLARVPAASRARAGYGLDTCHLFASGHDFTSGPDAARALLDRFCDVIGEAPSFLHLNDSEGDFASNKDRHALIGEGKIGVEPFRWLLQDPRTQEIPLILETPQANPDIADGDASADPFDVRMITLLQSLVA